Proteins found in one Candidatus Binatia bacterium genomic segment:
- the alr gene encoding alanine racemase, with amino-acid sequence MTPRAVCTINLDALAHNLGEIRRIVSPDTKVCAVVKSNAYGHGAVPVSRALLGAGAHMLAVSNLDEARELREAGLVVPILVLSGIEPAHTPDAIRLGLVPVVWDTGDLHALAAEVPPGARLPVHLKFDTGMRRLGADDAGRLAKAAASLPVSVGGVFSHLACADLPGHTSVDDQISGFEKAVSEVEAAGLRPQIKHLANSAGVLASPRAHFDMVRPGLLLYGCLPQRRPDPSVPSLDLRPVMELKTRILHVKTAPRGVGVGYGWTFETERETRLAIVPVGYGQGYPRALSNRGEVSVRGKRAPVAGTVSMDHTTIDVTEIEDAQPGDEVTLWGGPDGPDVMDLAERAGTIGYELLTRIARDAPRIYQGRNE; translated from the coding sequence ATGACCCCGCGCGCCGTCTGCACAATCAACCTGGACGCGCTGGCGCACAACCTCGGGGAGATCCGCCGGATCGTCAGCCCCGACACGAAGGTGTGCGCGGTCGTGAAGTCGAATGCCTACGGCCACGGCGCCGTTCCCGTTTCCCGAGCACTGCTGGGGGCCGGAGCCCACATGCTCGCTGTGAGCAACTTGGACGAGGCCCGCGAGCTCCGTGAAGCAGGGCTCGTGGTTCCGATTCTCGTCCTGAGCGGCATCGAGCCGGCCCACACGCCGGACGCGATCCGCCTGGGCCTGGTCCCGGTCGTCTGGGACACGGGCGACCTCCACGCACTCGCCGCCGAGGTTCCCCCGGGCGCACGTCTCCCCGTCCATTTGAAGTTCGACACCGGAATGCGCCGCCTGGGCGCCGACGACGCCGGACGCCTCGCCAAGGCGGCCGCGAGCCTCCCCGTGTCGGTGGGCGGCGTTTTCTCGCACCTGGCCTGCGCCGACCTGCCCGGGCACACCAGCGTCGACGACCAGATCAGCGGGTTCGAGAAGGCCGTTTCCGAGGTCGAGGCCGCGGGGCTCCGACCACAGATCAAGCACCTGGCAAACAGCGCCGGCGTCCTCGCCTCTCCGCGCGCCCACTTCGACATGGTTCGGCCAGGTCTCCTGCTATACGGATGCCTTCCGCAGCGCCGCCCCGACCCGTCGGTACCGTCGCTGGATCTCCGACCAGTCATGGAACTCAAGACCAGAATTCTCCACGTGAAGACGGCCCCTCGCGGCGTCGGCGTCGGCTACGGCTGGACGTTCGAAACCGAGCGGGAGACCCGGCTCGCCATCGTGCCGGTCGGCTACGGCCAGGGCTACCCCCGCGCACTCTCGAATCGCGGGGAGGTCTCGGTGCGTGGCAAACGCGCCCCCGTGGCGGGCACGGTCTCCATGGACCACACCACCATCGACGTCACAGAAATCGAAGACGCCCAACCAGGCGACGAAGTCACGCTCTGGGGCGGACCCGATGGTCCCGACGTGATGGACCTCGCGGAGCGAGCCGGCACGATCGGCTACGAACTCCTCACCCGCATCGCCCGCGACGCACCGCGGATCTACCAAGGAAGGAACGAATGA
- the thiS gene encoding sulfur carrier protein ThiS, whose product MEIQLNGEPRDVRDDSSLTDLLEVLGLGSRRVAVELNRDIVPRPSYSTTKLTAGDVVEVVQFVGGG is encoded by the coding sequence GTGGAGATTCAGTTGAACGGCGAGCCGCGCGATGTCCGCGACGACTCCTCGCTCACGGATTTACTCGAAGTTCTCGGTCTCGGGAGCCGTCGCGTCGCGGTCGAATTGAACCGCGATATCGTGCCGCGCCCGAGTTACTCGACGACGAAGCTTACCGCTGGGGATGTCGTCGAGGTCGTACAATTCGTCGGCGGTGGATGA
- the thiE gene encoding thiamine phosphate synthase → MLLVTDRQRFGAPDGDEIFAAAEWQVLQAAEHAGVGAIQLREKGLDGRRVFERARRLVELCAGGTTRVLVNDRADIARAANAAGVHLPGAGLAVENARSVVGPGALIGRSVHGREEIAASAGADYLIFGPIFETPSKQRYGAPQGLERLAEFSRASDVPVVAIGGITVERVGDVLACGACGVAVMGAILSSDNPSGSVRAFKEALASR, encoded by the coding sequence TTGCTTCTGGTCACGGACCGGCAACGTTTCGGTGCGCCCGACGGGGACGAAATCTTCGCTGCGGCGGAATGGCAGGTGTTGCAGGCCGCGGAGCACGCGGGGGTCGGAGCGATCCAGTTGCGCGAGAAGGGTCTCGATGGCCGCAGAGTTTTCGAGCGGGCGCGACGACTCGTCGAACTCTGCGCGGGCGGCACGACGCGCGTGCTCGTGAATGATCGGGCGGACATCGCACGTGCGGCGAACGCCGCCGGAGTTCATCTTCCGGGCGCGGGTCTGGCCGTCGAGAATGCGCGGTCGGTCGTCGGGCCGGGCGCGCTGATCGGTCGTTCGGTTCACGGTCGCGAAGAGATCGCGGCGAGTGCGGGCGCCGACTATCTCATCTTCGGCCCGATCTTCGAGACACCCAGCAAACAGCGCTATGGCGCACCGCAAGGTCTCGAGAGACTTGCAGAATTTTCGCGTGCTTCGGACGTCCCGGTCGTGGCGATCGGTGGGATCACGGTCGAACGCGTCGGCGATGTCCTTGCATGCGGTGCGTGTGGGGTTGCGGTGATGGGCGCGATTTTGTCGTCAGACAATCCGTCAGGCTCCGTTCGCGCGTTCAAGGAAGCGCTCGCGTCGCGTTAA
- a CDS encoding thiazole synthase, with protein sequence MDDPFLLGGKSYKSRLIVGTGKYKDFEETRRAIDASGAEMVTVAVRRVNITDPGKENLLDHVPPTEFTILPNTAGCYTADEAIRTARLAREAGVGNLVKIEVIGDEKTLFPDVAATIEASRILVEEGFVVLPYVTDDPITCKKLEDIGCAAVMPLAAPIGSGLGIRNPYNLKIILEQSSVPVIVDAGVGCASDAARALELGCDAVLMNTAIAGADDPIKMAEAMRLGVEAGRLSYRAGRIARKLYATASSPIEGMLD encoded by the coding sequence ATGGATGATCCGTTCCTTCTCGGTGGAAAGAGCTACAAGTCGCGGCTGATCGTTGGCACCGGCAAGTACAAGGACTTCGAGGAAACCCGTCGGGCGATCGACGCGAGCGGCGCCGAGATGGTCACCGTTGCGGTGCGCCGCGTGAACATCACGGACCCCGGCAAGGAGAACCTGCTCGACCACGTTCCGCCGACTGAGTTCACGATCCTGCCGAATACGGCGGGCTGCTACACCGCGGACGAGGCAATCCGGACGGCGCGACTCGCGCGCGAAGCCGGCGTCGGGAACCTCGTGAAGATCGAGGTCATCGGAGACGAGAAGACGCTCTTCCCCGACGTGGCCGCCACGATCGAGGCGTCGCGGATTCTGGTCGAGGAGGGCTTCGTCGTCCTGCCGTACGTCACGGACGACCCGATCACCTGCAAGAAGCTCGAGGACATCGGTTGTGCTGCGGTCATGCCGCTCGCCGCGCCGATCGGTTCCGGTCTCGGCATCCGGAATCCCTACAATCTGAAAATCATCCTCGAGCAGAGCTCGGTGCCCGTCATCGTGGACGCGGGCGTCGGCTGTGCGTCCGACGCAGCGCGTGCCCTCGAACTCGGATGTGATGCGGTCCTCATGAACACTGCGATCGCCGGCGCCGACGACCCGATCAAGATGGCCGAAGCCATGCGCCTGGGTGTTGAGGCCGGGCGCCTGTCCTACCGCGCCGGGCGGATCGCTCGGAAGTTGTACGCCACGGCGTCGAGTCCGATCGAGGGGATGCTCGACTGA
- a CDS encoding alkaline phosphatase family protein, which translates to MRTKLGWLIVGLCVVVVGCGDGASVSDGGGGAPAVERTRKVLLIGIDGVRPDALQVAVTPNLDGLIAGGAVSYAAQTVTPSSSGPGWSTMLTGVLPEKHEVLTNLFLHPAFDAHPPVTTRIEAAQSELVTASIVHWDPINLFILTDADVDRQLPTDAEVAAEAAALLRDGDPDFLFLHFDEVDGTGHAIGFSPDIPEYLERIAITDGHIGTVLDALRGRPTIDEEDWLILSSTDHGGLGVSHGGITTAEQTIYVLVSGGGAASGTIEPAPSIADVAATALQWLEIEIDPAWDLDGTPVGLR; encoded by the coding sequence GTGAGGACGAAGTTGGGTTGGTTGATCGTGGGGCTTTGTGTGGTCGTGGTTGGGTGTGGGGATGGGGCATCGGTTTCAGATGGTGGCGGTGGGGCTCCGGCGGTCGAGAGAACGCGGAAGGTCTTGCTCATCGGGATTGATGGGGTGCGGCCGGATGCGTTGCAGGTCGCGGTGACGCCGAATCTGGATGGGCTGATTGCGGGCGGGGCCGTGTCGTATGCGGCGCAGACGGTGACGCCGTCGTCTAGCGGGCCCGGATGGTCGACGATGTTGACGGGTGTGTTGCCGGAGAAGCACGAGGTGCTGACGAACCTCTTCCTGCATCCGGCCTTCGACGCGCACCCGCCGGTCACCACCCGGATCGAGGCAGCACAGTCGGAGCTCGTCACGGCGTCGATCGTGCACTGGGATCCGATCAACCTCTTCATCCTGACCGACGCCGACGTCGACCGGCAGCTGCCGACGGACGCCGAGGTGGCCGCCGAGGCGGCTGCGCTTCTGCGCGACGGAGACCCGGACTTCCTCTTTCTCCATTTCGACGAAGTCGATGGCACCGGTCACGCGATCGGATTCTCGCCCGACATCCCCGAGTACCTCGAGCGCATCGCGATCACGGATGGTCACATCGGGACGGTGCTCGACGCTCTGCGTGGGCGGCCCACGATCGACGAGGAAGACTGGCTGATCCTGTCGTCGACCGATCACGGCGGTCTCGGCGTTTCCCATGGCGGGATCACGACGGCAGAGCAGACGATCTACGTTCTGGTTTCCGGTGGCGGTGCCGCGAGCGGCACGATCGAGCCGGCCCCCTCGATCGCGGACGTTGCCGCGACTGCGCTCCAGTGGCTCGAAATCGAGATAGACCCGGCTTGGGACCTCGACGGGACGCCCGTCGGCTTGCGCTAA
- a CDS encoding 2-oxoglutarate and iron-dependent oxygenase domain-containing protein, which translates to MSGRLRSEHLTDHNARVVHVRTIDLGSGEGESTLPPLARDVVDEIASACREIGFFQIVGHGIAAERIDRLRHDMHRFFQQPVAVKREVLRTEVHPWGYYDKELTKNTPDWKEVYDFGRLPHPDRPEDDPSNAGLDGPNRWPTDLPGFRCAMLEYLQACERVALRLLGGMATGLDASPETLEAHFRPMHSSFVRLNHYPVCDDPASPETLDLPIEGRLGVNQHNDAGALTLVAQTDERGLQVRTDAGWLGVEPIPGALVVNIGDMMQVWSNDRYRSPLHRVVVSDRTERYSAPFFFNPSYDAVCAPLPDPGRAPRYRPVPWGEFRSLRAAGDYANVGEEVQVADYRISR; encoded by the coding sequence ATGTCGGGTCGATTGCGTTCCGAGCACCTGACGGATCACAATGCTCGGGTGGTCCACGTGCGCACGATCGATCTCGGCTCGGGGGAGGGCGAGTCTACTCTCCCCCCGCTCGCGCGCGACGTCGTAGACGAAATCGCCTCCGCTTGTCGCGAGATCGGCTTCTTCCAGATCGTCGGCCACGGGATCGCGGCCGAACGCATTGATCGGCTCCGGCACGATATGCACCGCTTCTTCCAGCAACCCGTCGCCGTGAAACGCGAGGTGCTCCGCACCGAGGTGCATCCGTGGGGCTACTACGACAAGGAGCTCACCAAGAATACGCCGGATTGGAAGGAGGTTTACGACTTCGGCCGTCTGCCGCATCCCGATCGGCCTGAGGATGACCCGTCGAACGCCGGCTTGGATGGTCCGAATCGTTGGCCGACCGATCTCCCCGGTTTCCGTTGCGCGATGTTGGAGTACCTCCAGGCGTGTGAGCGTGTTGCGCTCCGGCTGCTGGGCGGGATGGCGACGGGCCTCGACGCATCGCCGGAGACCCTCGAGGCTCACTTCCGGCCGATGCACTCGAGCTTCGTGCGATTGAACCACTACCCCGTTTGCGACGACCCGGCGTCGCCGGAGACGCTCGATCTTCCGATCGAAGGCCGGCTCGGAGTGAACCAGCACAACGACGCCGGTGCCCTGACGCTGGTCGCGCAGACCGATGAGCGTGGACTCCAAGTCCGAACGGATGCCGGCTGGCTGGGTGTCGAACCGATTCCGGGCGCGCTCGTCGTCAACATCGGCGACATGATGCAGGTCTGGTCGAACGACCGGTATCGCTCGCCCCTACATCGCGTCGTCGTCAGCGATCGAACCGAGCGCTACAGCGCGCCGTTTTTCTTCAATCCGAGCTACGACGCCGTCTGTGCGCCGCTGCCGGATCCCGGTCGTGCGCCGCGCTATCGACCGGTCCCGTGGGGGGAGTTCCGCAGCCTTCGGGCGGCGGGAGACTATGCGAATGTCGGAGAAGAGGTGCAGGTTGCCGACTACCGGATTTCCCGCTGA
- the dksA gene encoding RNA polymerase-binding protein DksA, giving the protein MTAHELVYFRELLEERKEQLIGEAGRTAHDMGDNEAEGFPDPTDRGVMESERNLELRIRDRERKLISKIDEAMERIEQGSFGLCEECEEPIGAKRLQVRPVTTLCIRCKEEQEQAEKSASSR; this is encoded by the coding sequence TTGACCGCCCACGAGCTCGTCTATTTCCGCGAGCTTCTCGAAGAGCGCAAAGAACAGCTCATCGGCGAGGCAGGGCGTACCGCACACGACATGGGCGACAATGAAGCCGAGGGCTTCCCGGACCCGACCGACCGCGGGGTGATGGAGAGTGAGCGCAATCTCGAACTCCGCATCCGCGACCGCGAACGAAAGTTGATCAGCAAGATCGACGAAGCGATGGAGCGGATCGAGCAGGGCTCCTTCGGACTTTGCGAGGAGTGCGAAGAGCCGATTGGGGCCAAGCGCTTGCAGGTCCGACCGGTCACGACTCTCTGCATCCGCTGCAAGGAAGAGCAGGAACAAGCCGAAAAGTCCGCGAGTTCGCGCTAG